A portion of the Lysinibacillus timonensis genome contains these proteins:
- the wecB gene encoding non-hydrolyzing UDP-N-acetylglucosamine 2-epimerase codes for MKKLKVMTVVGTRPEIIRLSAVINKLEESNAIEHTLVHTGQNYDYELNEVFFKDFNLKKPDYFLNAATGTAIETVGNILIKIDPILEKVQPDAFLVLGDTNSCLCAIAAKRRQIPIFHMEAGNRCFDQRVPEETNRKIVDHTADINLTYSDIAREYLLREGLPADRIIKTGSPMFEVLNSRTEDIKKSDVLERLGLEEGKYFVVSAHREENINSEQNFLDLVDSLNAVAEKYEIPVIVSTHPRTQKMIDEKGIKFNSLVNTMKPLGFNDYNKLQINAKAVLSDSGTISEESSILGFRALNIRQAHERPEAMEEASVMMVGLKKERILQGLEILESQINGTLRTVNDYSMPNVSDKVLRIILSYTDYINRVVWSK; via the coding sequence ATGAAAAAGTTAAAAGTAATGACTGTAGTAGGTACAAGACCAGAAATCATCAGGTTGTCAGCTGTTATTAATAAACTGGAAGAGTCAAATGCCATTGAACATACGCTTGTTCATACAGGACAAAATTACGATTATGAATTAAATGAAGTTTTTTTTAAAGATTTCAATTTAAAAAAACCAGATTATTTTTTAAACGCTGCTACTGGAACAGCAATTGAAACAGTTGGAAACATCCTTATTAAAATTGATCCCATTTTAGAAAAAGTACAACCAGATGCTTTTTTAGTGCTAGGTGACACGAATAGTTGTTTATGTGCAATTGCAGCAAAAAGAAGACAAATTCCAATTTTCCATATGGAAGCAGGAAACAGATGTTTTGATCAAAGAGTACCTGAAGAAACAAATCGAAAAATCGTCGATCATACGGCAGATATTAATTTAACATATAGTGATATTGCACGTGAATACTTATTACGTGAAGGGTTACCTGCTGACCGTATCATTAAAACAGGTAGTCCAATGTTTGAAGTTCTGAACTCTCGAACAGAAGACATCAAAAAATCGGATGTCCTAGAACGATTAGGCTTAGAAGAAGGAAAATATTTTGTAGTTTCAGCTCATAGAGAAGAAAATATTAATTCTGAACAGAATTTCTTAGATCTAGTGGATAGTTTAAATGCAGTTGCAGAAAAGTATGAAATTCCAGTAATAGTAAGTACACATCCAAGAACTCAAAAAATGATTGACGAAAAAGGAATAAAGTTTAATTCGCTTGTAAATACAATGAAACCATTAGGATTTAACGATTATAATAAATTGCAAATTAATGCGAAAGCAGTGCTAAGTGATAGTGGTACAATAAGTGAAGAGTCATCAATTCTAGGTTTTAGAGCACTTAATATTCGACAAGCCCATGAAAGACCCGAAGCAATGGAAGAAGCATCTGTTATGATGGTCGGACTAAAAAAAGAGAGAATTTTGCAGGGACTAGAAATTTTAGAATCGCAAATTAACGGAACTTTAAGAACCGTTAATGACTATTCTATGCCGAATGTATCAGATAAGGTACTTAGGATTATATTATCATATACAGATTATATAAATAGAGTGGTATGGAGTAAATAA
- a CDS encoding glycosyltransferase family 4 protein, translating to MKVLQINSVCGVGSTGRIATSINVLLQTNGHEGYIAYGRGTVEETDNIFKIGNNLDNYFHVAKTRMLDLHGYGSKSSTERFIQKIEEINPDIIHLHNIHGYYINIKTLFNYLKKVNKPVIWTLHDCWAFTGHCVHFEYVNCDKWKTGCYSCPQKKEYPKSMLADNSELNYKKKKELFTSLENMTIVTPSDWLANLVQQSFLKKYPVKTINNGIDIKVFKPTQSSFREKYEIGNRFIILGVARWDKRKGLDYFVRLSKELNDEYQIVIVGLTDKQLKRLPENIIGITQTNDVQELVEIYSAANVFVNTTLEDNFPTTNIEAMACGTPVITFETGGSVESIDVNTGIIVEQGNFEELVDTIMTIKNSNREFRDACIARVKEYYISEKKYKEYINLYENSY from the coding sequence ATGAAAGTATTACAAATTAATTCAGTATGTGGAGTAGGTAGTACGGGACGGATTGCTACAAGTATCAATGTGTTATTACAGACAAACGGTCATGAAGGCTATATTGCATATGGGAGAGGTACTGTAGAAGAAACAGATAATATCTTTAAAATTGGTAACAATTTAGATAACTACTTCCATGTTGCTAAAACTAGAATGTTGGATTTGCATGGGTATGGATCTAAGTCATCAACTGAACGATTTATCCAAAAGATTGAAGAAATTAATCCAGATATTATTCATTTACATAATATACATGGTTATTATATCAATATTAAAACATTATTTAATTATCTGAAAAAAGTAAATAAACCAGTTATCTGGACATTACACGATTGTTGGGCATTTACAGGTCATTGTGTTCATTTTGAATATGTTAATTGTGATAAATGGAAAACTGGTTGTTACTCTTGTCCCCAAAAAAAAGAGTATCCGAAAAGTATGCTGGCTGATAATTCAGAATTAAATTACAAAAAAAAGAAAGAACTATTCACTAGCTTGGAAAATATGACAATTGTGACACCTTCAGACTGGTTAGCAAATTTAGTTCAGCAGTCATTTTTAAAAAAATACCCTGTGAAAACAATTAATAATGGTATAGATATTAAAGTCTTTAAACCAACACAAAGCAGTTTCAGAGAAAAATATGAAATTGGTAATCGTTTTATAATACTAGGGGTTGCTAGGTGGGATAAAAGAAAGGGACTTGATTATTTTGTTCGATTATCTAAAGAACTTAATGATGAATATCAAATAGTGATTGTCGGTTTAACCGATAAACAACTTAAAAGACTACCTGAAAACATAATAGGAATTACACAAACAAATGATGTTCAAGAACTTGTAGAAATATATTCAGCTGCCAATGTATTTGTAAACACCACTTTAGAGGATAATTTCCCTACAACTAATATAGAGGCGATGGCATGTGGTACTCCAGTTATTACATTTGAAACTGGTGGAAGTGTAGAGAGTATTGATGTGAATACGGGGATTATTGTCGAACAAGGCAATTTTGAAGAACTGGTTGATACAATTATGACCATTAAAAACTCGAATCGTGAATTTCGTGACGCATGTATAGCGAGGGTTAAAGAATATTATATAAGTGAGAAAAAATATAAAGAATATATAAACCTTTATGAAAATTCTTATTAA
- a CDS encoding glycosyltransferase family 1 protein has protein sequence MEPIRVLYVNGGVMHRGGIESYMMNYYRNLDRSKIQIDFIVHGFQKGNYDDEIKSMGGRIYHVPVKSKNYIGNIRALRKVFSDNNYQIIHSHMDAMSYLVLKEAKKYGIPVRIAHSHNTNHLTNNKIKLLLNEHARKNIGKYCTHQFACSYAAGNWLFGEKAVNEEKVILARNAIEIDRFIFNDSIRKELREKLEVDDKFVIGHIGRMDYQKNHQYLLDIFAEVVRKNENSVLLLIGSGHLENEIKDRVNELQLKNHVRFMGLIDNVNEYLNALDVMVFPSHFEGLPVTLIEAQINSLMSIVSSNITTEVEISDRIKFIDLNQSPEYWANIVLDFKEKQRVRYSKSEFADYDIEKQVKILEDFYLNISRSQEMKRMP, from the coding sequence ATGGAACCAATTAGAGTTCTTTATGTTAATGGAGGTGTTATGCACCGAGGTGGAATTGAATCCTATATGATGAACTATTATCGCAATTTAGACCGTTCAAAAATTCAGATTGACTTTATAGTACATGGTTTTCAAAAAGGTAATTATGATGATGAAATAAAAAGCATGGGTGGTAGAATTTATCATGTACCTGTAAAAAGTAAAAACTATATTGGAAATATTCGTGCTTTAAGAAAAGTATTTAGTGATAATAATTATCAAATCATTCATTCTCATATGGATGCGATGAGCTATTTGGTACTAAAAGAAGCAAAAAAATATGGAATACCAGTTAGAATAGCACACAGCCATAATACCAATCATTTAACTAACAACAAAATAAAATTACTTTTGAATGAGCATGCTCGAAAAAATATAGGGAAATATTGTACACATCAATTTGCTTGTTCTTATGCAGCTGGAAATTGGTTGTTTGGTGAAAAGGCAGTTAATGAGGAGAAAGTTATTTTAGCTAGAAACGCCATTGAAATTGATAGATTCATATTTAATGATTCTATTAGAAAAGAACTTAGAGAGAAGCTTGAAGTAGATGATAAATTTGTAATTGGTCATATAGGAAGAATGGATTATCAAAAGAACCATCAATATTTACTAGATATTTTTGCGGAAGTCGTTAGGAAGAATGAAAATAGTGTATTACTTCTAATTGGTTCTGGACATTTAGAAAACGAGATTAAAGATAGAGTAAACGAATTACAATTAAAAAATCATGTAAGGTTCATGGGGTTAATTGATAATGTTAATGAATATTTAAATGCACTAGATGTAATGGTTTTCCCTTCGCATTTTGAAGGTCTACCCGTTACGTTGATTGAAGCACAAATAAATTCTTTAATGTCTATAGTTTCTAGTAATATTACAACGGAAGTAGAAATATCTGATCGTATAAAATTTATCGATTTAAACCAATCTCCAGAGTATTGGGCTAATATAGTTTTAGATTTTAAAGAGAAGCAGAGGGTAAGGTACAGTAAAAGTGAATTTGCTGATTACGATATAGAAAAACAAGTAAAAATTCTAGAAGATTTTTATCTGAATATATCACGTTCTCAGGAAATGAAAAGGATGCCATAA
- a CDS encoding EpsG family protein produces the protein MIYAIIFGIIVIAALVNILTNYKHKSLVNIYFIIISLFMLFIAAFRDGIGYDYANYKKLFDLIHYRDASSSEVNIELGFYAIMKLFTNNYLVVFFTATISILLKVIYIDRYSKDKIISLLLYFSGVFIMFDMGVIRQGLSIGITLLSIKHIKERSFTKFLFIICFAALFHVSAIIFLPLYFLGNKSFSRKTYYFITLVVLIISFADLTKLIVNLLMYIPIGIIQSKLMWYSSLETGELATSLIKRVLFLVLFIEYFKVKKISDSDSYIYLNGYFLSIVIMGLFSSIDIIGGRGSTGLYFLQIFIFAIVMKSMSHIYLRFLMLILVILLSVNSITGPINDGSTSNQPYLPYENILLKLFGG, from the coding sequence ATGATTTATGCAATAATTTTTGGAATAATAGTAATAGCTGCATTGGTAAATATATTAACAAATTATAAACATAAATCTCTAGTAAATATTTATTTTATTATTATATCTTTATTTATGCTATTTATTGCAGCTTTTAGGGATGGCATAGGATATGATTATGCAAATTATAAAAAGTTGTTTGACTTAATACATTATAGAGATGCATCTAGTTCTGAAGTGAATATTGAATTAGGTTTTTACGCGATAATGAAACTATTCACTAATAATTATTTAGTAGTATTTTTCACAGCTACAATTTCGATCTTATTAAAAGTAATTTATATTGATAGGTATAGTAAAGACAAAATAATTAGCTTATTATTATATTTTTCTGGTGTTTTTATCATGTTTGATATGGGTGTGATAAGACAAGGACTTTCTATTGGGATTACATTATTAAGTATAAAGCATATTAAAGAACGTTCTTTTACTAAATTTTTATTCATTATTTGTTTTGCAGCATTGTTTCATGTTTCTGCGATAATTTTCTTGCCCCTATATTTTTTAGGGAATAAATCTTTTTCAAGGAAGACCTATTATTTCATTACCTTAGTAGTATTAATTATTTCATTTGCCGATTTAACGAAATTGATTGTCAATCTTTTGATGTATATACCTATTGGAATTATTCAATCGAAATTAATGTGGTACTCTTCGTTAGAGACTGGTGAATTGGCCACTTCATTAATAAAAAGAGTATTATTTCTAGTGTTATTTATAGAATATTTTAAAGTGAAGAAAATTTCTGATTCAGATTCTTATATATACTTAAATGGATATTTCCTATCAATTGTGATTATGGGATTGTTTTCAAGTATTGATATTATCGGTGGAAGAGGATCAACGGGATTATATTTCTTGCAAATCTTTATTTTCGCAATAGTAATGAAATCCATGTCACATATTTATTTAAGATTTTTGATGCTCATCTTAGTAATCTTACTATCGGTAAACTCTATCACAGGCCCAATTAATGATGGTTCTACATCGAACCAACCATATTTACCATATGAAAATATATTATTAAAGTTATTTGGAGGTTGA
- a CDS encoding glycosyltransferase family 4 protein, translating to MEIGLLTNIASPYKTLQINEYCNIKNVNITVYYTEPNNKKIKWEEKIARFKEVPLKQINFFSRLNLILNKGIFKILYKSDLIIISGYDQLSMIFMSILCFLFNKPYVVFFDGISKNRLSIRESKFKKLLKKFIVNKSTAVMANGSIGRLYLQNVLSCPKEKIYNQYLSIDYKAINQLAIDKDKYRAYYRNKYNIDDSAKVLLYSGRLIDKKNVEKVIYALSKLKRDDITFLITGGGILEERLRILAEELDINIIITGFIDVQEELFKHYFAADCLILPSIDEPWGLVVNEAMVAGLPVIASDICGCSLDLVKNGVNGFTINPSSVEDIAEKINHVLSKENINMFGEQSKIIISEWTFENSRKNLEAIINDFTLKKEIHKSK from the coding sequence ATGGAAATAGGATTACTTACGAATATTGCATCTCCTTATAAAACACTTCAAATTAATGAGTATTGTAATATTAAAAATGTAAATATAACGGTTTATTACACCGAGCCAAATAATAAAAAAATTAAATGGGAAGAAAAAATAGCAAGATTTAAGGAAGTTCCATTAAAACAAATTAACTTTTTCTCTAGATTAAATTTAATCCTAAATAAAGGGATTTTTAAAATTTTATATAAAAGCGACTTAATTATTATTTCTGGCTATGATCAACTAAGTATGATTTTTATGAGTATATTGTGTTTTCTTTTTAACAAACCCTATGTTGTATTCTTCGACGGAATTAGTAAAAATAGATTGAGTATAAGGGAAAGCAAATTTAAAAAATTATTGAAAAAGTTTATTGTTAATAAAAGTACAGCAGTTATGGCAAATGGTAGTATAGGGCGTTTATATTTACAAAATGTTCTTTCGTGTCCAAAAGAAAAAATTTATAATCAATATCTAAGTATTGATTACAAGGCAATAAATCAGCTAGCAATAGATAAAGATAAGTACAGAGCATATTACCGTAATAAATATAATATTGATGATTCTGCTAAAGTATTATTATATTCTGGGAGACTAATCGATAAAAAAAATGTTGAAAAGGTTATATATGCCCTTTCAAAGCTTAAGAGAGATGATATTACATTCCTAATTACTGGTGGTGGTATATTAGAAGAAAGATTAAGAATACTTGCAGAAGAATTAGACATAAATATCATTATAACTGGTTTTATCGATGTACAAGAAGAGTTATTTAAACATTACTTTGCAGCAGATTGTTTAATTTTACCTTCAATAGATGAACCTTGGGGATTAGTTGTAAATGAAGCCATGGTAGCAGGACTACCAGTAATAGCTTCTGATATTTGTGGATGTTCTCTAGATTTGGTAAAAAATGGTGTGAATGGATTTACTATTAATCCATCTAGTGTAGAGGATATAGCTGAAAAAATAAACCACGTTTTATCTAAGGAGAATATTAATATGTTTGGAGAGCAATCAAAAATAATTATTTCGGAATGGACTTTTGAAAACTCTAGAAAAAACTTGGAGGCAATCATCAATGATTTTACTCTAAAAAAGGAGATACATAAAAGTAAATAA
- a CDS encoding DapH/DapD/GlmU-related protein: MKIWQYFILFIINNFLSFTRFFELKRKLLISTGMEIGSNTKIVGPIYFGTDIKVKIGSNCWIGKNLNIDGNGQVEIGDNVDIAPHVIINTGGHKIGDKGRRAGDGVIFNSKIGDGSWIGTNVTIVNGANIGESVVVAAGSVIIEDIRNDTLAAGVPAVVKKELS, translated from the coding sequence ATGAAAATATGGCAATATTTTATACTATTTATTATTAATAATTTTTTAAGTTTTACAAGGTTCTTTGAATTGAAAAGAAAATTATTAATAAGTACCGGAATGGAAATAGGGAGTAATACAAAAATAGTTGGACCAATTTATTTTGGGACTGACATTAAAGTGAAAATAGGATCTAACTGTTGGATTGGTAAAAATCTGAATATAGATGGAAATGGTCAAGTTGAGATTGGAGATAATGTAGATATAGCACCACATGTAATTATCAATACAGGTGGACATAAAATTGGAGATAAGGGTAGAAGAGCTGGAGACGGTGTGATTTTTAATTCAAAAATAGGTGACGGTTCATGGATAGGTACTAATGTAACAATTGTCAATGGGGCAAATATTGGCGAATCTGTAGTTGTAGCTGCTGGTTCTGTGATAATAGAAGATATTAGGAATGATACATTAGCAGCTGGTGTACCAGCAGTAGTAAAGAAGGAATTGAGTTAA
- a CDS encoding lipopolysaccharide biosynthesis protein yields the protein MKNFPNVILIFSKSPVLKNILGIGLSRFLGIFTNFLLIGVIYRYFGNEELNGIWLTVSSVLTWITFFDFGMGNSLRNKLTESILKKDYEASNKYISTTYILMLIPTVIVVFIGAIIAFTIDWIGIFNISSIEISEEYLSIFIFTVITLFSFNFYFSLVYAVFHALYKSYIISVMQLCTNIVNILIILLLMFLGINDLIILGNIYISTSIIILIISTIYIFKLKKNNLSFSVRFFYKPYIKDIFSVGIKFLILQLAIIVLFNTDNFLISKFLGAQHVTTYELTYKLMSINTILLGIVLTPIWTKVIRDSSMNNVKELKNTFLKLFKFYLLLILSVILMGFLTPFIMKIWTGDHLNIAKSLILFMMVFTIIHMWCNIFQNILNGLNKLRIQMYCYGIATIINIPVSIFLIQNTTLGVTAIIIGTIISLCIPAIILPIYTFNFIKKLDNSFL from the coding sequence ATGAAGAACTTTCCTAATGTAATATTAATTTTTTCAAAAAGTCCCGTTCTAAAAAATATTCTAGGTATTGGATTATCTCGATTTTTAGGTATTTTTACAAATTTTTTATTGATTGGAGTCATCTATCGATACTTTGGAAACGAAGAATTAAATGGTATATGGTTAACAGTAAGTTCAGTACTTACCTGGATTACATTTTTTGACTTTGGTATGGGTAATAGCTTAAGAAATAAGCTAACAGAGTCAATATTAAAGAAAGATTATGAAGCTTCGAATAAATATATTAGTACAACTTATATTTTAATGTTAATTCCGACCGTTATCGTAGTTTTTATTGGTGCTATTATAGCGTTTACCATTGATTGGATAGGGATTTTTAATATATCTAGCATTGAAATTTCTGAGGAATATTTATCAATTTTTATTTTTACTGTTATCACATTATTCTCTTTTAACTTTTATTTCTCCTTAGTATATGCAGTGTTCCACGCATTATATAAATCATATATTATTTCTGTTATGCAATTATGCACCAATATTGTCAACATTTTAATTATTTTATTGCTAATGTTTTTAGGTATAAATGATTTAATAATACTTGGTAATATCTATATTAGTACTTCAATAATTATATTAATAATTTCAACAATATATATATTTAAATTAAAAAAAAATAATTTATCTTTTAGCGTCCGTTTTTTTTATAAACCTTATATTAAGGATATATTTAGTGTTGGAATTAAGTTTCTTATTCTTCAATTAGCAATTATCGTACTTTTCAATACTGATAATTTTTTAATAAGTAAATTTTTAGGTGCACAACATGTAACTACATATGAATTGACTTATAAATTGATGAGTATTAACACTATCCTTTTAGGAATAGTTTTAACACCAATTTGGACAAAAGTAATAAGAGACTCTTCTATGAATAATGTAAAAGAATTAAAAAACACTTTTTTAAAATTATTTAAATTTTATTTATTATTAATTCTTAGTGTCATCCTGATGGGATTCCTAACACCATTTATAATGAAAATATGGACTGGAGATCATTTAAATATTGCAAAAAGCTTGATTCTTTTTATGATGGTTTTTACCATTATACATATGTGGTGTAATATATTTCAAAATATCTTAAATGGATTGAATAAACTAAGAATACAAATGTACTGCTATGGCATAGCAACTATAATCAATATCCCAGTATCTATATTCTTAATTCAAAATACAACTTTAGGTGTTACAGCTATCATTATTGGAACAATAATATCACTTTGTATTCCAGCAATAATACTACCAATCTATACTTTTAATTTTATCAAAAAATTGGATAATAGTTTTTTGTAA
- the galE gene encoding UDP-glucose 4-epimerase GalE, whose protein sequence is MNILVTGGVGYIGSHTCISLLESGHSVIIADNLYNSKREIVEKIKFLSNKNIVFYEMDVTDTQSVDYIFKNNKIDGVIHFAGYKAVGESVRIPLNYYYNNVVSTLVLTKACLKYGVNRFVFSSSSTVYGDNKVPFVETMNLLPTTNPYGETKAMSERILTDIAKVNPSFSVSILRYFNPVGAHESGLIGEVPNGIPNNLMPYITQVAKGKLVKLRIFGDDYQTLDGTGVRDYIHVMDLAEGHVAALEKLTEGVHIYNLGTGKGTSVLELVKAFEEANNIEIPYEIVDRRLGDIASCYADASKAKQELGWTAKRDLITMCRDAWRFEKNYND, encoded by the coding sequence ATGAACATTCTTGTAACTGGTGGCGTTGGTTATATTGGGTCACATACGTGCATTTCTTTGTTGGAATCAGGACACTCAGTTATTATTGCCGATAATCTTTATAACAGTAAACGAGAGATTGTTGAGAAGATTAAATTTCTATCTAATAAGAATATTGTTTTTTATGAAATGGATGTAACTGATACACAATCTGTCGATTATATTTTTAAAAATAATAAAATTGATGGTGTTATTCATTTTGCCGGATACAAGGCTGTTGGTGAATCTGTTAGAATACCTCTCAATTATTATTATAACAACGTTGTTAGTACCCTAGTACTGACAAAAGCTTGTCTAAAATACGGTGTGAATCGGTTTGTTTTCAGTTCCTCATCGACAGTGTACGGAGATAATAAAGTACCGTTTGTAGAGACAATGAATCTTCTTCCAACTACGAATCCTTATGGAGAAACAAAGGCCATGAGTGAGCGAATACTTACTGATATAGCGAAAGTAAATCCTTCTTTTTCGGTATCAATTCTTCGATATTTCAATCCTGTAGGAGCTCACGAGAGTGGATTAATCGGTGAAGTACCTAATGGAATTCCCAATAATCTTATGCCATATATAACTCAGGTTGCTAAAGGTAAATTAGTTAAGTTACGTATTTTTGGGGATGATTACCAAACACTGGATGGCACAGGAGTTAGAGACTATATACATGTAATGGATCTTGCTGAGGGACATGTAGCCGCTCTAGAAAAACTAACAGAAGGTGTTCATATATATAATTTAGGAACGGGAAAAGGTACCAGTGTGCTAGAATTAGTAAAGGCTTTTGAAGAAGCTAATAATATTGAAATTCCTTATGAGATTGTGGATCGTAGACTCGGAGATATTGCTTCCTGCTATGCAGATGCTTCAAAGGCGAAGCAAGAACTAGGATGGACAGCAAAGCGAGATCTTATAACAATGTGCCGGGATGCTTGGAGATTTGAAAAGAATTATAATGATTAA
- a CDS encoding transposase, whose translation MLWSDVPIDPNRSIKKNNDGKNTFWYGFKGHLAVSTKNQYFVSRLMTLGNLHDSKATIPLLKRWIS comes from the coding sequence ATACTTTGGAGCGACGTTCCTATCGATCCAAACAGGAGCATTAAGAAAAATAATGATGGTAAAAACACTTTCTGGTACGGATTCAAAGGACATTTAGCAGTATCAACAAAGAATCAATATTTTGTTAGTCGCCTAATGACATTAGGCAATTTACATGATAGTAAGGCAACGATACCACTTCTGAAAAGGTGGATCTCTTAA
- a CDS encoding TolC family protein — protein sequence MKKGITMGLAALLVTGSISPAVLAAELSTSPVETLAATSKNDENERFFEKVKVESLSLEDALQYGINSSYSLLELEYTLEQLNVTEDKLDDSYDVAESSLETAIKKRDELKKQIEAASGDTITVNLESELDKLIGSLEEANINIDDVINEPTEGADENASEDGEVRPASEEPTNGLEDSIDSLKGFLEQLQKYVDEYEKYQENQLNQEKLKLIEAQISSLRNTVTTLENTLDDLDSQYETIFNNRVVARESMEVSITSSYLGLVMLQDQINYLRDMLNTQQTQIDAMKVRFDLGLISARDYEKETRSLVDLETQIADLEKKLKSDKATFALTIGITYDEDYYLENPELGDIVLVEQRTATEDLIKNSFNMVNAKNEVLRAEDKLDEVEDIEGRVKEDEELAEIELEIAKLSKEKLEVDLEKVINNLYLQVQQQYSALKTAERELELAKVDNQDLQFYYDLGLLSKHEFESAYTPVKQAEFDYNNAKYQYYLVTKQIELVEAGVIPAN from the coding sequence ATGAAAAAAGGAATCACGATGGGACTGGCTGCATTATTAGTAACGGGTAGCATTTCCCCAGCGGTACTAGCAGCAGAATTAAGCACATCACCCGTTGAAACACTTGCTGCAACTAGTAAAAATGACGAAAATGAACGATTCTTTGAAAAAGTAAAGGTGGAATCATTATCGTTAGAAGATGCACTTCAATATGGTATAAATAGTAGTTATTCATTATTGGAATTAGAGTACACACTTGAGCAATTGAATGTGACGGAAGATAAACTGGATGACAGTTATGATGTAGCAGAAAGTTCTCTCGAGACTGCTATAAAAAAAAGAGATGAATTAAAGAAACAAATTGAAGCGGCCTCAGGTGATACGATTACGGTTAACTTAGAAAGCGAACTAGATAAGTTGATTGGTTCTCTTGAAGAGGCGAATATTAATATTGATGATGTTATTAATGAGCCAACTGAAGGTGCCGATGAAAATGCGAGTGAAGATGGCGAAGTGCGACCAGCTTCTGAAGAGCCAACAAATGGTTTAGAAGATAGTATAGATTCATTAAAAGGTTTCTTAGAACAACTTCAAAAATACGTTGATGAATATGAGAAGTATCAAGAGAATCAATTAAATCAAGAAAAGTTGAAGCTAATTGAAGCCCAAATTTCATCATTGAGAAATACAGTAACTACTCTAGAAAACACCCTTGATGACCTTGATTCACAATACGAGACAATCTTTAACAACCGTGTAGTCGCGCGTGAAAGCATGGAAGTATCAATCACATCTTCTTATCTCGGGTTAGTGATGTTGCAAGATCAAATAAACTATCTGAGAGACATGTTGAACACACAACAAACGCAAATTGATGCGATGAAAGTCCGTTTTGATCTTGGATTAATTTCTGCTCGTGACTATGAAAAGGAAACACGCAGTCTCGTAGATTTAGAGACACAAATCGCCGATTTAGAGAAAAAGCTTAAAAGTGATAAGGCTACATTTGCTTTAACAATTGGAATTACATATGATGAAGATTATTACCTAGAGAATCCTGAATTAGGTGATATTGTATTGGTGGAACAGAGAACTGCAACAGAAGATTTAATTAAAAATAGCTTTAATATGGTTAATGCAAAAAATGAAGTATTGCGAGCGGAAGATAAATTAGATGAAGTAGAAGATATTGAAGGTAGAGTCAAAGAAGACGAAGAGCTAGCTGAAATTGAATTAGAAATTGCTAAATTAAGCAAAGAAAAGCTTGAAGTCGATTTAGAAAAAGTTATTAACAACCTGTATCTTCAAGTGCAACAACAATACTCAGCACTAAAAACAGCCGAACGAGAATTAGAGTTAGCGAAAGTTGATAATCAAGATTTACAATTCTATTATGACCTAGGTCTATTATCAAAACACGAATTTGAGTCTGCTTACACACCTGTTAAACAAGCTGAATTTGATTACAACAACGCAAAATACCAATATTATTTAGTAACTAAGCAAATCGAATTGGTTGAAGCTGGCGTTATTCCGGCTAATTAG